GTGTGGAGTGTCGCAGTGGCGGCCTCTGCTGCCCCTCAGCCTGATTGTTTACCCCTGTTGTCTAGGCAGCGAGCGCTTTTCACTGTAGTCCCTTCTGTTTTGATGCCCGTAATGCTACAGTAGTGGGACAGTGTATGGCTGAGGGTGACAGAGTGCCCGGGCAGGCCTCAGTAAGGGGAGAGCTGGAGGAGACCCCTTCCTTCAGGTCTGTGAATGGCTACTGCCATAAGAGGTGGTGGCAAAGGCTGCTTCCCTAGACCTAGCATCCCCCATGCCTGGCATCTCCTCTGCAGAAGAGGTAAGGATGTTCCCTCTGAAAAGGTTTTAGGGTATTCGTGCTGCCACTTTGTGCTTGAAGtagggcagggggtgctgggggctgggaAAGCTTGGAAATGTGCTCATCCCAATCCCATCTAAATTTCAATCCTGCTTGTATTTCTAGAGGAAATAGTGTAGAGAATGTGTTTTCATTATTGTGACTTCCAAGCCATGCATAGGAATATGAAGTGCCTTCCTTCTGGAGCGGAGAACAGCATGAGCATATGGAAAACTTGTTCAGAAACTAAACAAACCTCACTTCTACCATATCATTCTGTGGCAGTTGCATGAATCACCAAAAGCTCGTAATGTCCACTTCTCCAGCAGATCTCTATTCGTAGTTGCTATGAGTGTTATCTGAGGCTCGCTGCTGTCTACATAATGTCCATGTTACCTGTAGTGGAGGAAGTCATTTCAATAGAAGAttctcttggaaagaaaaaagttttgggAGAGGAAGAACACCAAAACCACTGTTAAAAAGTTGAGTCTTTAAGTGGCAGCATGAAAGCTTACAGTGTGGCCACATGATGGCATCATAATCTTAAAAACTGAAGGGACTCTGAGTAGGTGTGTGTGCAAATATGCTGTAATTGTTAGAGGTTATCTATCTCTTCAGTGACTAGGGATAGATACTAAACATCTTTAAAACTCTTTGGtatgcttatttattttaaaacacttagtGTTCATCTTTTTGGGGTCAGAGTGAGTTACAAGTCAAACCTCTTCCatgtgtaaaaataaacaaaaacaactgTATCAACCAAAATGGGATCTTTAACAGACTACTAGAGACAAGCAGTTAAGCACAATGAACATGTGTTGCTGGTCATGTGTTATTTGATGATGTTGATTCTCTGTCCAGTTGTTAAACTCTCATTGCTCTTTCAACATTATAGCAACCTGTTGTAAAGAGGagtttcttcttccctttttcattCTACTCGgctatcaaaaaagaaaagggtagaggggggaagaagaaaaggtcAAGAAATCTAACACACAGAACTCAACCAACTTTAATGGATTGCATAATACAAAATATTACTACACTCTGTTGGCAGAGTCCTTAATTAAATGCACCAGCGTGCATTACCAGTGAGCGTGGTTCACTGTTTACTACAATAGCAGAAATCTGGCATGTTCTCGCTTGCTGAAGCATGATCCCTTCTCAGTGAAGTGAAGTAATAGGCACTCTTGAGAGTTCCTCATCCACTACTGATCCACTGAGCCACAAAATTCTGAAAGTTCCAACTCTGCCTTTTGGAAGTTGCTTGTCACTTGGAGAGATTCATGCTGTAGGAGATAATACTGCAAAGGATCAGGGCTCTTCTTTGATATACCTCTCAAAAAATCATGCCTGTCTGCTCTTCTGTGTtttatcttgcttttcttctgcaggaaTGATCAAGATATGCACTCTGCATGGCACTGAAACCTTctagagaaaataatttcttaaaggcAGTGTGTCTTAGGTTCCAAATGAATGTGCTTGTCAAGAACAGAATAAATCACAAAAAGGTTTTCATAAATGTagtctacaagaaaaaaaaaaggccagccTGACAAGAAGTTACTACATACAGCtttctgtctctttaaaaaagaaatgcatatgtTTTGCATTTTGTGCTACAATTACACCATTTTTACTTATGATACTATAGTTACCTGTTTTAAAAGCATGTACGAAATCCAGAAGATGACTGATGCAACAGTCACCTGGTGCCTTAAAAAAGAATATGTATCTCAAACGATTGTGAATTAGAAGACGTAGTACAGTTTTCTCATAATTCCCATGTGGGATGTAGTCCAAAAGCAGCGCTTAATATGACAAAACAGAATAACTTGAAACAAGTGGTCTGATGAGCAAAGATTTCCCTATTTCACTTCCTATTTTCACAAGTACTTAGCACTGTAAGATTTCTTTCAGACTGTTTGAAACATTTGCTTATTTGGAAGTATTCTTTTAAAGTATATATAGAGAAGCTGGGAAACAGAAATAACCCTACTGGATAAGAACAGCAATCAGAACATActgttttatatttctgtttccaGAGTTGGCCAAAACCAAGTGTCTTAAGGGAAATGTAAGAAACACTAGAAAGGACAACTTGGCATGAATCAAATAATCGTGTAAATAAGGTACCACTTTAAGCACATGAGTATCCACATTCTTCAGATTTTCTGTATGTTCTAATGCTCTGCAGGATCTGAGCTTTAGCACAGGCCCTGTCATATTTGGCCATCAATCTTACTAATTATGGAAACTTTTAATATCTTTAAAACTACCAAATGGCAGAAAAATGGTGGTATCATTTTTGGTAGCGTCCAAATGATACCTGCTTAGAAAACCAGAAAGTGATGCTATATGCCCCTTGACTTTGTGGATCAGTAAATTCTTTCACTTATTCCTATGTATTGATAACTTAAAAATCTGTGGCATGTGCTTATCTCTATAAACATCTGGGTCAACcctcttttgaaaacatttccacACCTCTAGTGCTGTTGTGTTTTTGCAGCCATTACCACTGCCTTAGTTTCATATTTAAAGTTTTTCCCTGTAACTATATAGGTTAGCAGAATGGCCTACAAAATCActgcactgaaaaaacaaaaccctcttGACTTATAGTACACGTTTGATCTGACCTGGTTAAAGCTCCATGTGTAATATTTTactctttaaatatttcaaacacaTTGATGTGCTGATCAGTGTTAGTCCATTGTATATTTGATTAGCTTTTCGATATGACTAGGATATAAAACAGCAAATTGATTGAAAGAGCCTTCTGAAATATCCAAACTCTTGAGTAACTTAGGTATTGACATGAAGTAGTTAAGACTAATATGAAGAAAGACCAAAATGTTGGTACTCAGCTGTACACAAACAAATATACCTTGAAATATTAGAGGCTTTTTAAAAAGGTATAAAATTTTCCCTTATCCCTTTTAAAGATTCTATATCACACACCTCAGCAATTTAGCATTATCTGCACAGGTGCACAATAAGGCTAGTAAAGAGTGAGACTGACACTGAGTGTAAATGAGTGAGATATCTTGTGTAAGGTACAGTCAAGAAATGTTTCCAAAGAACCAGTATCTATTTCTAACCTCCTAATAATTCACTTCAAAAATTCTGTTTATGAGCTTGCTAGCTTAGTGTACAAAGAAAGCCTCCAGTCTTTGGGAGTTTTAGGCCCTTCAGTACAAAACTAGGCTTTTGCAttcacaaaaaaagagaatacTTCTTTCCCTGCAGAATCCTACATTTGCATATCCAGTTAGCTAATTTGATACATCCTTTTCATTTATGTACAAATACTCATATAAATGAGCAAATACAAGGTTTGGTAGATATGTGCCATGTTCTTCTGTGGCTACCTTAGAGACAGTATCCAGAGAACAGATTCCCAGGCTTCCTTCACAGAATTGATCACAAAAGTTAATCTCACTCTTTTGCTAGACACAGTTTACAATGCAGCAGAAACTTCTTGCTCTCCAGTGGACTGTGTGTAAGTGGAGCTAACCCGTTCAGCTGGGTCAACATAGAAAACTGGGCAATATTTAGAGAAGTGGGATGCAACGTGCTTTCGGAAAAAGCAATGAAGATACTTCCTAAACTTTTCTCCAGCGAAGGCATAGATCACAGGATTGATACAACAGTGGATCATTGAAATTGTTTCTGTCACTTGTATTGCTTTCTCCAGTTGACCACTGATTTCACAAGTACTAAGGGATAATGATACTTGAAAATCACGCAAGAGAATACTGATGTTGTATGGTGCCCAGAATAAAAAGTAGACAATCATGATGATAAAAATAAGCCTGACCGCTTTATGTTTTTTCTCATTCctacattgcagtaatgtctttATAATTTGTGTGTAGCTGCAGATCATAATGAGCATTGGAACAATAAGTCCCAGGATGTTCATCTTTAAAGTCAAGAACTGCTTCCATGCATTTCTCTGATCAGATGGATAATGAGGGCTGCATGTATAACGAGAATTTTCCTTTTGACTTTTGTGAAATATTATTCCTGGAACAGAGGCAAAAATAGCAACAGCCCAAGTGACAATGCTGGTGAGGATGCCATAGGTAACTGTCCTGGCTTTTAAAGCAAACACGGCATGCACTATGGCCAGATACCTGTCTATGGTCAACAAGATGATGAAAAAGATCCCGCTGTAGAAGCCAAGGAGGTAGACACCTGAGAGAATTCTGCAGAGTGCATCTCCAAATATCCACTCCTGGGCAGCGTAATAAGCCcaaaaagggagggaaaatatAAACAGCAGATCAGAAATTGCCAAATTGAGCAGGTAGATGTCAGTCATACTCTTCAGTCGCTTGTATTTTACCAGGATAAGGACAACaagcatgttgcccaggaggcCAAATATCACCACCAAAGAGTAAAGTGGTGGCAAAAATTTTGATGCAAAGTCCTTTTCCTCGATTCTTGTGCATGCTGTTGCACCACCGTAGTCAAATTCTGTTGTCAGTAGCAAGCTGTCTAAGTCAGTGGTGTAGTTTTCCACCATGTGTTggtctggaaaggaagaagaggatgTTTAACGGCAGGAAACTCCATAGCCTTGCATTGAAGGGAATGAAACCCATTGCTGCCTCATCTAGATTACCTCTGGCTCTTGAGCATATAAGCCTTGCTGATGCTAACTAAGGtctagaagaaaacaaagttgcagagcacacacacacatctctatAGCTATGAAGTCAAGTTGCTGCATGCTGGAAGTGTGCTGCCTGCCATTTTCCACATGTGCTCTGTATGGTCCATTTTTCCTCCTCAGGGGAGCGTGTCAGGCTTTGGACTCAGCTGGAAGCAGAGGGATGATGAATTTAACAGTAGCAGCAGTTAGTTTGGGGCCATTGTGGCAGCAGTGGCTTTCAGGAGGGCCAGAGAGAGGACAGGCAGGGGAAAGCACAGCAGCTGGCATGCAGCGtgtggctgtgcttctcaggagCCCGGCCACGTCCACATTGTGCAGCCCACACTGCAGCCCTCACCCAAGGAAGGCCAGGCACTGGCCAAGGCCCTGTGGCACGGGAAAACCTGACTGACTGCTGAGGTCTTTGTGCCTTACTGAGAGCCTTAATGTTGGTGGGAATGAGGTTGCTGGTGGTGTAGAAATGATCTTGCTGCAGCACCAAGAATACTCACCCGGTGAACCTGCCATCCTGGGGACTGCAGAGTGGGCAAGTAGGCAGTGTTGATCTGGgataaaaaggcaaatgttgtgTTCTTTACACAGTTCAGGTCAGGTGTGGGCCATGAAAACGTGCTGCTCTTAAGCATCTGTGGAATGAGAGCAGGTCGCAGTCATGTCCTCTGGGGAAGACAATGGACACGTTGCTCAGCTGATGTCCTGCATGGAAATTCACAATTGAAAGAACAGATAtgcaaacagcttttaaaatggcatacaagatttctgtttctgtcagCGTGGCCTATAAATCTTCTaccaaataaatggaaaagaggTAATGCATTTTTAGTACACCCAGCATTTTATTTGAGTGTACTGTTCAGGATTTTACTAGAAACTActcttttttcaaataatttgtccaattctgaattttattttctttaaaaggcatGGGTTTTTTTGGCTGATATCAGATGTGACATCTTTTTGACAATTGGAACATTTCCTGCTGTGTAAGCATAGACAATCCAAAATGCTAGTGCCCCCATCTTAGTTTGTGTCAATGTGGATAACATAGTAAAACCTAAGCCTGAGAACCTGGAGGAGGGACTGGCTCTTGGTAGGTCTGTGTCCACTTGCTTATGACCTTAAAAATGAGTCACTCCTGACCTGCCAGCTCCTATGGAGTTTCTCATACAGCACAGTGCAGGTAGGAAGGTGCACAAAAAGCAAAAGGTTTTATTGAAACAAAATCTGCACCTTGTAAACACAAAAGAGATACTCTTTTTGCAAATCTTTTCCCCACCCCTTCCCTATTTTCTTGCAGAGTCTGACTGTTAACTCTGTTCCCAATATCTCAAGAATGAGAACTTTCATGTTCTGGTATAGCTTTGCCATATTAAAGAAGTTTTCTTCTGGAGATCAAACAGTAGGGGAAAATGAGGAAGTTATAACAGTTCCAGTCTCAGCTATGTCTGGATACAATTTCTGGGGGAAAATAGAAGTGCAGTCAGACTCCTCAAAGGGGACTGGCTTTCAGGAAGCTCTGACCACCTCTgtgaaacagtttttttccataGCTGCAACTAAGTACACAGTCATTGCAATACTGAGATCATGGTTTGATTGGTAAAGGAAGTGGCTGTGGCTCAGGTGTACTGACAGTAAATAAGCTGATTTTAAAGTATCTAAGGGgttatacttttttaatactcttGGCaattcttttaggaaaaaagtaCCTTGGTAAAAGAAACACTGGTCCAAAACATTAACTTGTTCATTTCACAGATGTATCGAGACTTGGGCACTGCAGGAGTATTTGAAATTCCCTTCAGCTAGATCTAGATTGCATGCTCTGACGTTACCAGGTGCTAGCAACTGCCTATAGCTAAGTATCCCTATTTGTGATGTATCAGCCAGCCACATTGTACGCTGAGATTACAGGATGAGGGCTTGACTGCAGCCGCAGCATGTCCTGGGATCATGGCCAGTTTGACCCTCCTTCCTCAGCTGGCTATCAATTCGGGAGAGCATCAGTGGCTGCTGGAAACCAAAAGATTGTCCTGCTCGGCAGAAGCAAGTGCGGGTGTTCTGCCAGGTTTGAAGCCACAGCCCAGAAGACCAGTTGCAGCCACAAAGTAGGCAGGAGGCCATCAACCACATGAGGGGGCTGGTATCACATCCTTGCACCCCTTAGTGGTTATGAAGGGTGTTGCCCATCTTGATAACTCTGTGTCTGGATCCTTTTGTGCCTGCATGATGCTGATACGTAAACACAGTTACGAGAAAAACCTGGGTCATAAATCCAGAGCGGGATTTCATGAGTAAGCAACGGTTTAACAGGGTACAGGCAAATGTTATTGCAGAATGCTGCCTTCATATTATTGTGACAGTTCCTTTCATGACAGCCCCTTCTTCCTGCTAACCGCTGTCTCAGtgccttccctcctctttttcctttcctctgcctTCTTGGAATAACTCCCAGATCTTTCCTGCACCTTATCTTCTTACTTTCAACCCCTTTTGCATGCTTAAATTGTTGTCCCCCCTCTGAGTGGTTCCTCTCACTAGGTGAGTCTCATTCCTCTAGCATAGCCTTTGCTTGAGAAGCCACTGCCTGCAAAAGTACTCATTACCCTGAGTTGTGAGTAGTATCTAGCATGGTGGTAATGGAAACTCTACAGATACTAATTTGGAAAACAGATAAGGGAATTGTCAAGTGCTTATGTGCTTTGTCCTATAGTCTCACACTTTTAGGAAATGGTTTTGGCCACTGGATTAATAGACCTAAGGTTGTTTTGTTAATTAGACCCCTGGCTGGGCTTA
This Dromaius novaehollandiae isolate bDroNov1 chromosome 2, bDroNov1.hap1, whole genome shotgun sequence DNA region includes the following protein-coding sequences:
- the LOC112984733 gene encoding C-C chemokine receptor type 5-like, yielding MAGSPDQHMVENYTTDLDSLLLTTEFDYGGATACTRIEEKDFASKFLPPLYSLVVIFGLLGNMLVVLILVKYKRLKSMTDIYLLNLAISDLLFIFSLPFWAYYAAQEWIFGDALCRILSGVYLLGFYSGIFFIILLTIDRYLAIVHAVFALKARTVTYGILTSIVTWAVAIFASVPGIIFHKSQKENSRYTCSPHYPSDQRNAWKQFLTLKMNILGLIVPMLIMICSYTQIIKTLLQCRNEKKHKAVRLIFIIMIVYFLFWAPYNISILLRDFQVSLSLSTCEISGQLEKAIQVTETISMIHCCINPVIYAFAGEKFRKYLHCFFRKHVASHFSKYCPVFYVDPAERVSSTYTQSTGEQEVSAAL